Part of the Ctenopharyngodon idella isolate HZGC_01 chromosome 8, HZGC01, whole genome shotgun sequence genome, CTCTAGCCAACGGCAAGCGCGGCTGCACTGTTGGTTTAAAGAGCTCAAAATAACGGGGTAGTAAAAGACAGAGCGCTCCCTTccgaagtttttttttttaacaacaacaacaacctctGCTCTGCTCTGCTTTCCCCCTCTTTGCTTCCTGTTTCCACGAACGCCTTCGAAtacttgtttctttttttccaccTCTCTTTGGTCCGCGAGTCCCCTGTGCGGCCGTGACGTCACTGCACAGGCATGACGTGAGTCGAGCAAAATGAATGAGGACAAACTTTTGTGATTTCTTCTAATGAAGAGACTTTTTATTCAGCACCAAGGTCGAATGAAAATCTTTACACAAAGAAAATACATAtgaacctctctctctctctcacacacacacacacacagtcaagtGCGAGCCACAGGTTGCTGCTGCAGGGCTGGCCGGAAATGTTGCCTGCACACATAATGCAGGGGTTTTCCAGGGGGGCCGCAAGAGAGTGCTAGGGGGTCCGTAGAAAAGTTTAGAGAgaaacagtgtaaaaaaaaaatgcattaactatccataaataaatgtgatcaaaataaataaatacttaaaataaaaaaatattatatatttaagtaaataaatacatttgtacaGTACTATAGTAAGTAGaaactaaattaataatgtaCATAAACAGAATATTTTCCATTTATGTTTTCACAGTACAAATTTAGGTCTTTAAACAGGATAATTTATAGCTGACGATTAAATTTTAGGATGGGGAGTCCTTGCACGAGGTTGATCATATTTGGGTGTCCGTGAGAAACCCCCGACATAATGTATACTGCatatataatagaataatatAGGAAGCATAAATGATCTTCAGAAATTATATGTACAATAAAGGTCTTTCTAAATCctgaataatatataattttaaaacataaaatctgTAATTTCATTGGCAGCGCTGATATTGTCACGTTATAATGATTGCATTGTGTGTCATTGTGCCCAAATGCGGCAGTGAGTCTTTGTACAAAGAAAAATCATCTATTTCAGGAAGCAAGTCTTACAGTGCTGCCACAATTCAACATCCAGTTTCCATGGCAACTGTTACTAGTGTGACAGGGTAGCCGTCACACGGATGCTGCAGAAACTTAACATTAACCACTGTCTTCATCAATCAGAACAGCTAAAATAGAAGTTcaattaatgatcaattaattACAGCGTAATTCTTGAATCCCAAATGAAGCACACATGCAGTTTGAAAGCATTTACTGATCTACTTATAGAAAGGATGAAGAAATGATTATATACATAGTTTGTTGTCTTATTATTTGTAGATACaaccaacaaaaaaaatactacttATATATTGAATTACAGTAGATTGATTTTGAGCTAAAGTTTCTTATTCTAAAATCAATCTGTACTCACATTAAGAGATTTTTTTCAATAGATTTTAACTTTATATATACCTATGGAATGGCTGcatagtaaaaagtaaaaaagtcctgttgaaaatgaacatttatgaaCCAATAAACACCAATTATTTGAACAGATCACACATATTCTTAATTTCCGATAATAATAAATTGCTTGGCATACTTAAACAAGGGAAGCCTCTTACATGTTAATTTTTCTACATCATATCCATTCATATAGATCATCTCATCTTATATGAAGAAATTTAAAAAGGTCATGTGTTGATGTTTTAGTGTATTGCATGTACAAACAGAAAATGATCACAATGACACTGAGAGTTGTactgaaaatgttatttattcagcAAAATTTTCAAAACAACAGTATAACCTGTTAAAAGGCTTTGATTGCCATAATGTTCACATTGTTTGAAACAAACATTACAGTCATATgtgcaaaaataatacaatgtgCTGTGATTGATTAACGTACTAAAACACCTCCCTCGTTCTGGTTTCTGGAAGATCCTTCAGACCTTGCAATTCCCTCAATCCCTGTGAAAACATATTATGTTTTACTCATCACAATAAAATGCAGAaaggacaaaaaataaattaaataaagcagaATTATTTGTACCTCCAAAACCATGCGGATGTTGGCTTTTATCTTTGCTGCATCTTTGGTAAGGACCTCAGTATACCTAaagaattaaaataacaataaacatcttaaagtaaaaacagcatACATGCACATTTCAAAATGATGAAAAGATAAAGCTAAAAGCTCTCTTACTCTGTTAGCTGATTCGTCTTCTTTTCTATGAACTTCAAAGCCTCTGCATGGGTGAATTCGACAAAGAATCCATAACCGACTGCCACATATATTTTTGATGCATCAGGTCTAAAAAGAAATGAATCGTTTATGAGTTTGCCCTTTCAAAATGTTAGACCGAGGCATTGAGGCACAGTACCCAGACTTACACGTGAGCCTGCACATAGAAATTGCAGCCAAGGTCAACATCCGTTTTGAGTTCTTTGCTGTCAGTTTCCTAAAGATGaataaaatacagcaaaacaacATATTATAATCACACAATACAGAACGAGAGCAAGAAAACGACAGAGACAGGGagaaacagaaatgaaaatagGGAGTCAAAGTTACATAgcacaaaaaatgtatatatataaatctggAAACACATAAGTGCAGAACATCAGAACAAGATCAAAATACGTTTTAGTTTTTGAAAAAACTACCTGAATGCTTTGTATTGTGTTCTTCAGCTGAAGGTATTGTGCTATTTTCTCATACACAGCATCTCTTTGCTCCAAAACTTTCCTGTCAGAATCGAAATTGCAGTAGATAAGCTTgtgacattttaatatatagattaatatatacatagattaacatatacatataatacttcaataataataaacattattgtTCACTATAGCAGGTATTTATATGGTACTacaaagaataccatggtacaaACATGGCAGCCTAATACTATGGCAGCTTTTGTACGTGCAATACGCGAATGTGTTTCATCAAAGctctaataaataaaagtgataaTACTTACTGTAAGTCCTGTCGCAACACTTCATTGATAAATGTCTCATACTGCAAGACTTTTTCATTAATACCTGGCGTCCCAGAAGTCATTATATGAGAAAAAAGATGGTTGAAGATCGACTATAATACAGAGATACTTTATTTAACAGTAATCAACGTTTCTATTATTAATCTACATTAAACATCGGGTCTGACGCAGCGATTAAAAGCTTACAGATTATGTCGTTGTAGTGTGAAAATACTCGTCTGTGTGAAGCTAAACCGTCCTTCTGTCTGTCACGTGGCTCTCTACTTGTTTACAAGATACACGGAAACGTCTTCGAAACCGGAAATGGCGTTAGctaactttttctttttcttcttaaaaatatataaataatttttaatatataaggcATGTTTTACCTATCTGTTAGTGATATAAAATAAcccaataataaaacataaacgCATTTGTAAATATGTCATAGTTCAAAGTAGTGATGGGACGTCCGACTCATTTCTGCGAATCGGTTCTTGGAAACAGAGAACGGGTTAAAAAGCGTTTTATGTCATGATATGATCTCTGACATCCCTACGTGGCACATTACATACACAAAACGTCAGTAAAGCTATATACACGTGCacacattactttttattaaaaccaTCTCTATTTCCTAATAAAACTGTCACGTTCAAAAGAGACTCGGTTCGTCAAAATAGACTCAAGTTTCTCGGTTCAATGAGGACTCGAGAAGCGCACGGACCGATCGTTCAGACTTGTGAATCGAATCAACATGTTCAAGATCCGACTCTATAGAACTCGTTCACGAATCGCACATAGCTACTAGTTCAAAGGTCAAACAGCAACAGCGCAGATGGCGCATGTTCAGGCAGCAATGTGCCGTTTCTGTCGGATAAAAGTGCAATAGTTTTAACATAGtttgaattgttttaatttcaagcattataataaagttaaaagTGTCAGTGTTTTGAGTTCAGACAGTTGTAAAGTATAGTTTTGGAGTAAGTTAGTCAGTACAGGAATGGCAGGTCCAGAGCTGCTGTTAGACTCCAGTATTCGCCTGTGGGTTGTTTTGCCCATAGTCTTCATCACATTCTTCGTCGGAGTTCTGCGGCATTATGTCACTCAACTGATTCATAATGAGAAGAAAGTGGATTTGCAGCAGGTGTCTGACAGGTGAGATAACTGATACAAATGTTTAGCCACAAACATGTTACCAAACTCACAACATACagaatatttacataaaaatagatagtaaaaacatgtaatattatatGTAAATTAGAATTTAATGAACGttaaaaatgtcaatatttatctttattaaGTTATCTTAgcaaaattaaaattagtttttattgcTGAGTATTCTGCATATCAGTGAATAACCATGTATAATTAATCCATCTGAAAAGGAGACATTTTCTCTAAATTTGGAATTTTGCCCAAACCTGATCCTCAGAACTTTGTAATTAATCCCCATTACAGAATATGGAAATGCAATAAATCAATTTCATTTCCTGCAAGCATATTAAATCCtagagtttaaagggttagttcacccaaaaatgaaaactcaccctcatgtcgttccaaacccgtaagacttttgttcatctttggaacacaaatgaagatatatttaataaaatctgagtgatttctgtccctccattgacagtctatgcaactaccactttgacacttcaaaaagttcataaagagatcgtaaaactaatccatatgaattgagcggtttattttctgaagagacacgatcgctttatatgatgaacagattgaatttaggcttttattaatgatgaacaaaagtcttaagagtttggaacaacatgagggtgagtaattaatgacataactttcatttttgggtgaactatccctttaagagtttaATTAGTACAACAGTGAACACATTAGTGAACACatgcatttatataataataatcaaacttCAAGATTTTTAAAGTACTTAATTTTAAAGCTATTTCAAACTTTGAactgtttcaaactttctggctagtcgttctcaagccaacataaaGTTTGTTTGACAAAATTGTAATCTAGTCTAAGCTTATAAGCAGAGGGGTTTAAgattttaattcatttgttgttttaatccaCAGCCAGGTGTTGCTGCGCAGCCGCATTTTGagagaaaatggaaaatatctTCCCAAACAGGTACTGATTACTTTATGAATAACAGTTCCCAGCATATTTGCATGTAATGTTTAACTATTTAATGGGTCACTGATCAACAATGCTGTCCCGTTGCAGTCATTTGCCATGCGAAAACACTATTTCAATGACCCTGAGACTGGATTCTTCAAGACGGTTAAAAGAAAGGTGATCCCCAAAAACCCCATGACTGGTATGAGTTTACTTTAACATTCTAGACTCAGAGGAAATGACCTACTGTGCGTCATCACTGTCTGAAAACCTGTCCCTTCTTTGCTCCCAGACACCAGCATGTTGACGGACATGATGAAGGGGAATCTGACCAATGTGCTGCCAATGATTCTGATAGGAGGATGGATCAACTGGGCCTTTTCTGGTTTTGTCACAAGTATGAGCTTTTGTTACTTGCTagaattaaaatgcaaaactaAAAGGGAAGAATCGAATGACCATGTGGGAA contains:
- the uxt gene encoding protein UXT, whose protein sequence is MTSGTPGINEKVLQYETFINEVLRQDLQKVLEQRDAVYEKIAQYLQLKNTIQSIQETDSKELKTDVDLGCNFYVQAHVPDASKIYVAVGYGFFVEFTHAEALKFIEKKTNQLTEYTEVLTKDAAKIKANIRMVLEGLRELQGLKDLPETRTREVF
- the zgc:86609 gene encoding ER membrane protein complex subunit 3-like, whose product is MAGPELLLDSSIRLWVVLPIVFITFFVGVLRHYVTQLIHNEKKVDLQQVSDSQVLLRSRILRENGKYLPKQSFAMRKHYFNDPETGFFKTVKRKVIPKNPMTDTSMLTDMMKGNLTNVLPMILIGGWINWAFSGFVTTKVPFPLTLRFKPMLQRGIELLSLDASWVSSASWYFLNVFGLRSMYTLILGQDNAADQSRIMQDQMTGAAMAMPPDPNKAFKSEWEALEIVEHKWALENVEEELMCQDLNFRGLFS